From the Rhodothalassiaceae bacterium genome, one window contains:
- the pheS gene encoding phenylalanine--tRNA ligase alpha subunit: MADELASLRAELLQRIAEADDLSALEELRVRALGRKGVISERLKGLGRLAPEERRSAGAALNALKEEIAAAIAERRRVLEEEALAARLAREKLDVTLPPPPIPDGRIHPVSRVMDELVEIFADLGFSVAEGPHIEDDFHNFTALNIPEHHPARQMHDTFYFPPDPETGERRLLRTHTSPVQIRTMLASPPPIRIIAPGRTFRADSDATHTPMFHQVEGLVIDRGIHMGHMKGTIEAWLSAFFGVEDIEMRLRPSYFPFTEPSAEVDVRCRFEGGRLIVGEGDDWLEVMGCGMVHPKVLRNCGLDPAEWQGFAFGAGIDRLAMLKYGMTDLRPFFEGDLDWIRHYGFSPLDVPSLAGGL, encoded by the coding sequence GTGGCCGACGAGCTGGCATCCCTGCGCGCGGAGCTGCTGCAGCGCATCGCGGAGGCCGATGATCTCTCCGCGCTGGAGGAGCTGCGCGTGCGCGCGCTGGGCCGCAAGGGGGTGATCTCCGAGCGGCTGAAGGGCCTCGGCCGGCTTGCGCCCGAGGAGCGGCGCTCGGCCGGGGCGGCGCTCAACGCGCTCAAGGAGGAGATCGCGGCGGCGATCGCGGAGCGGCGGCGCGTGCTGGAGGAAGAGGCCCTCGCCGCCCGCCTCGCCCGCGAAAAGCTGGACGTCACGCTCCCGCCGCCGCCGATTCCCGACGGCCGGATCCATCCGGTGAGCCGGGTGATGGACGAGCTCGTCGAGATCTTCGCCGACCTCGGTTTCTCGGTGGCCGAAGGTCCGCACATCGAGGACGATTTCCACAATTTCACGGCGCTCAACATCCCGGAGCACCACCCCGCGCGGCAGATGCACGACACATTCTACTTCCCGCCGGACCCCGAAACCGGCGAGCGGCGGTTGCTGCGCACGCATACGAGCCCGGTGCAGATCCGCACGATGCTGGCGAGCCCGCCGCCCATCCGGATCATCGCGCCGGGGCGCACCTTCCGGGCCGATTCGGATGCCACGCACACGCCGATGTTCCACCAGGTCGAGGGGCTGGTGATCGACCGCGGCATCCACATGGGCCACATGAAGGGCACGATCGAGGCCTGGCTGTCGGCCTTCTTCGGTGTCGAGGACATCGAGATGCGGCTGCGCCCCAGCTACTTTCCCTTCACCGAACCGTCCGCGGAGGTGGACGTGCGCTGTCGCTTCGAAGGCGGACGGCTGATCGTCGGCGAGGGCGACGACTGGCTGGAGGTGATGGGCTGCGGAATGGTGCACCCCAAAGTACTCCGGAACTGCGGGCTAGACCCCGCGGAATGGCAGGGGTTCGCCTTCGGCGCGGGCATCGACCGGCTGGCGATGCTCAAATACGGGATGACGGATTTGCGGCCCTTCTTCGAGGGTGATCTGGACTGGATCCGCCATTACGGCTTTTCCCCGCTCGACGTGCCGAGCCTGGCAGGGGGACTGTGA
- the rpmI gene encoding 50S ribosomal protein L35 — MPKLKTKSGAKKRFKLTATGKVKVQQSGKRHNMIKKSNKQIRNLRGTKVLSDSDARIVKKFLPYG, encoded by the coding sequence ATGCCCAAGCTCAAGACCAAGAGTGGCGCAAAGAAACGCTTCAAGCTGACCGCGACCGGCAAGGTGAAGGTTCAGCAGTCCGGCAAGCGCCACAACATGATCAAGAAATCCAACAAGCAGATCCGCAACCTGCGCGGCACCAAGGTGCTCTCGGATTCGGACGCCCGGATCGTGAAGAAGTTTCTGCCCTACGGCTGA
- the rplT gene encoding 50S ribosomal protein L20: MARVKRGVTSHARHKKVIKLAKGYYGRRKNTYRTAVQAVERAWQYAYRDRRQRKRRMRALWIQRINAAARELGMTYARLIHGLKLAGIELDRKVLADLAVRDPKGFASVVDRAKAAIAGAGEA; encoded by the coding sequence ATGGCCCGGGTCAAGAGAGGGGTCACGTCCCACGCCCGCCACAAGAAGGTGATCAAGCTCGCCAAGGGCTATTACGGCCGGCGCAAGAACACCTACCGCACGGCCGTGCAGGCCGTCGAGCGCGCCTGGCAGTACGCCTACCGCGACCGGCGCCAGCGCAAGCGCCGCATGCGCGCCCTGTGGATCCAGCGGATCAATGCCGCGGCCCGCGAACTGGGCATGACCTATGCGCGCCTCATCCACGGCCTGAAGCTGGCCGGCATCGAGCTCGACCGCAAGGTGCTGGCGGATCTCGCCGTGCGCGATCCGAAGGGGTTCGCGTCCGTCGTCGACCGGGCGAAGGCCGCGATCGCCGGGGCCGGCGAGGCCTGA
- the pheT gene encoding phenylalanine--tRNA ligase beta subunit: protein MKITLAWLKRHLDTAAEVGEIAGTLTRIGLEVEDVRDPRRLLAPFRIARVLEAKPHPNADRLKVCIVDAGEGPVQVVCGAPNARAGMKGVFAPPGAHVPGTDLHLKPTKIRGVESRGMLCSEREMMLSDDHEGIIELPEDAPVGASFMEYAGLDDPVIDIAVTPNRPDALGVRGIARDLAAAGLGTLKPGDIEPVAAAFRSGLQIRIEDETACPAFAGRLIRGVRNGESPAWLKRLLEAVGLRPISVLVDITNFIMLDRARPLHVYDAAKVHGAITARRARPGETLLALDGRRYTCAGGECLIADERGPLGFGGVMGGEESGVTAETTDVIVESALFDPVLTAETGRRHGIESDARYRFERGVDPESTLPGLELATRMILELAGGEPGEVVLAGHIPDARRQIVFDPAFTARLGGLDLPASEQRRILESLGFGWKEAASREVTVTVPGWRPDVEGPADLVEEVLRIAGYDRIPGVSLPRATPVARPILTAAQKRARLARRLLASRGLGEAVTWSFIDEESARAFGAEQPLALDNPIARHLRVMRPSILPGLLQAAARNLARGAKEAGLFEVGAVYRGLAPADQEEVAGLLRAGRRHPPHWREGDHLVDVFDIKADLFALLAALGLPAERLQIAEPGPAWYHPGRSGRLMLGKGRVIAEFGEIHPRILKERDVAVPVVAAELFLDRLPAEKAKKGRARAAWSPSRLPSVERDFAFIVSRDVRAGDLVAAVRRASPLISDVLVFDRYEGPPLGEGEVSLALRVRLTPGERTLTDAEIDEIARAVVAAAAKAVGARLRG from the coding sequence ATGAAGATCACGCTCGCCTGGCTCAAGCGCCATCTCGACACCGCGGCGGAGGTCGGCGAGATCGCCGGGACGCTCACCCGCATCGGGCTCGAGGTCGAGGACGTCCGCGACCCGCGCAGGCTGCTCGCGCCCTTCCGGATCGCGCGGGTGCTGGAGGCGAAGCCCCATCCGAACGCCGACCGGCTCAAGGTCTGCATCGTGGATGCGGGCGAGGGACCGGTGCAGGTGGTCTGCGGGGCTCCGAACGCCAGAGCCGGCATGAAGGGCGTGTTCGCCCCGCCGGGCGCCCATGTGCCGGGCACCGATCTGCATCTGAAGCCCACGAAGATCCGTGGCGTCGAATCGCGCGGCATGCTCTGTTCCGAACGCGAAATGATGCTCTCGGACGATCACGAGGGCATCATCGAGCTGCCGGAGGATGCCCCGGTGGGCGCCTCCTTCATGGAATATGCCGGGCTCGACGATCCGGTGATCGACATCGCCGTCACGCCCAACCGGCCCGATGCGCTGGGCGTGCGCGGGATCGCGCGCGATCTGGCGGCTGCCGGCCTCGGGACCCTCAAGCCCGGCGACATCGAGCCGGTGGCAGCCGCCTTCCGCTCGGGCCTTCAGATCCGGATCGAGGATGAGACCGCCTGCCCCGCCTTCGCCGGCCGTCTCATCCGCGGGGTGCGCAACGGCGAAAGCCCCGCCTGGCTGAAACGGCTGCTCGAGGCGGTGGGCCTGCGCCCGATCTCGGTGCTCGTCGACATCACCAATTTCATCATGCTCGACCGGGCGCGGCCGCTCCACGTCTATGACGCGGCCAAGGTCCACGGCGCCATCACGGCCCGGCGCGCCCGCCCCGGCGAGACGCTGCTGGCGCTGGACGGCCGGCGCTACACCTGTGCGGGCGGCGAGTGCCTGATCGCCGACGAGCGCGGTCCGCTCGGCTTCGGCGGGGTGATGGGCGGCGAGGAATCGGGGGTGACGGCGGAGACGACGGACGTCATCGTCGAATCCGCGCTCTTCGATCCCGTGCTCACCGCCGAGACGGGCCGGCGCCACGGCATCGAATCGGATGCGCGCTACCGCTTCGAGCGCGGCGTGGATCCCGAATCGACCCTGCCGGGCCTCGAGCTTGCCACCCGCATGATCCTGGAACTTGCCGGCGGCGAGCCGGGCGAGGTGGTGCTGGCGGGCCATATCCCCGATGCGCGGCGCCAGATCGTCTTCGATCCGGCGTTCACCGCGCGGCTCGGCGGCCTGGATCTTCCCGCATCCGAGCAGCGCCGCATCCTGGAGAGCCTCGGTTTCGGCTGGAAGGAGGCGGCGTCGAGAGAGGTGACCGTCACGGTTCCGGGCTGGCGGCCGGATGTCGAGGGGCCGGCGGATCTCGTCGAGGAGGTGCTGCGGATTGCCGGCTATGACCGCATCCCGGGCGTGTCGCTGCCGCGGGCGACGCCGGTGGCCCGCCCCATCCTGACCGCCGCCCAGAAGCGCGCGCGGCTCGCGAGGCGCCTGCTCGCGAGCCGGGGGCTCGGCGAGGCGGTGACCTGGTCCTTCATCGACGAGGAGAGCGCCCGCGCCTTCGGGGCGGAACAGCCGCTCGCGCTCGACAATCCCATCGCCCGGCATCTCAGGGTGATGCGCCCGTCGATTCTGCCCGGGCTGCTGCAGGCTGCCGCGCGCAATCTCGCCCGCGGCGCAAAGGAGGCGGGCCTGTTCGAGGTTGGTGCCGTCTACCGGGGACTCGCACCCGCCGACCAGGAGGAGGTGGCCGGCCTCCTGCGCGCCGGCCGGCGCCATCCGCCCCACTGGCGTGAAGGCGACCACCTCGTGGACGTGTTCGACATCAAGGCGGATCTCTTCGCCCTGCTCGCAGCCCTCGGCCTGCCGGCGGAGCGGCTGCAGATCGCCGAGCCGGGCCCGGCCTGGTATCATCCGGGCCGCTCGGGGCGGCTGATGCTGGGCAAGGGGCGCGTGATCGCGGAGTTCGGCGAGATCCACCCGCGCATCCTGAAAGAGCGCGATGTCGCGGTGCCGGTGGTCGCCGCCGAGCTGTTCCTCGACCGGCTGCCGGCTGAAAAGGCGAAGAAGGGCCGTGCCCGCGCCGCCTGGTCGCCGAGCCGCCTGCCATCGGTGGAGCGGGATTTCGCCTTCATCGTCTCGCGCGATGTGCGCGCCGGTGACCTCGTGGCGGCCGTGCGCAGGGCCTCGCCGCTCATTTCCGACGTTCTCGTCTTCGACCGCTACGAGGGGCCCCCGCTCGGCGAGGGCGAGGTCTCTCTCGCGCTGCGCGTGCGGCTGACGCCCGGCGAGCGCACCCTCACCGATGCCGAGATCGACGAAATCGCGCGCGCCGTGGTCGCCGCGGCCGCGAAAGCCGTCGGCGCCCGCCTGCGCGGCTGA